From the Roseateles sp. XES5 genome, one window contains:
- a CDS encoding DMT family transporter, translated as MDSKRLGYVFTLLAIVIFSLQDAISKHLGSAYPPVFIAMLRFWAFGAFAMALGARSPGGLRAAAATKRPLLQILRGVLLAVQIVIGITAFSTVGLAHSQAVLASGPIFVALLSMPLLGERVGWRRWTAIGVGLCGVLIVINPTGSSFDMGVLLPLAGALMFALYAIATRLASRDDPASTSFFYVGVAGAAAISLIGPFFWTNLSPTDWLWMGLLCITGMSSHYFLIRAYDLLDAAAVQPLTYLQVVLAAIIGITVFGETLSLNMIIGSMIVVGAGIFTVWRESVVARRRARDETGI; from the coding sequence ATGGATTCCAAACGACTCGGCTACGTCTTCACCCTGCTTGCGATCGTCATCTTCAGCCTGCAGGACGCCATCTCGAAGCATCTCGGCAGCGCCTATCCGCCTGTCTTCATCGCCATGCTGCGCTTCTGGGCCTTCGGCGCCTTCGCCATGGCGCTGGGCGCGCGCAGCCCCGGCGGGTTGCGGGCGGCGGCGGCGACCAAACGGCCGCTCCTGCAGATCCTGCGCGGCGTGCTGCTCGCCGTCCAGATCGTCATCGGCATCACCGCCTTCAGCACCGTCGGCCTTGCCCATTCCCAGGCGGTGCTTGCCTCGGGGCCGATCTTCGTGGCGCTGCTTTCCATGCCGCTGCTCGGCGAGCGGGTGGGCTGGCGGCGCTGGACGGCGATCGGCGTCGGTCTCTGCGGCGTGCTGATCGTGATCAATCCGACCGGCAGCAGCTTCGACATGGGCGTGCTGCTACCGCTTGCCGGCGCGCTGATGTTCGCGCTCTATGCCATCGCCACGCGCCTCGCCAGCCGCGACGACCCAGCCTCCACGAGCTTCTTCTATGTGGGCGTCGCCGGCGCGGCCGCGATCTCGCTGATCGGTCCTTTTTTCTGGACCAACCTTTCGCCGACCGACTGGCTTTGGATGGGCCTGCTCTGCATCACCGGCATGTCCAGCCACTATTTCCTGATCCGCGCCTACGACCTGCTCGACGCCGCGGCCGTGCAGCCGCTCACCTATCTCCAGGTCGTGCTGGCGGCGATCATCGGCATCACCGTCTTCGGCGAAACGCTGAGCCTCAACATGATCATCGGCTCGATGATCGTCGTCGGCGCCGGCATCTTCACCGTCTGGCGCGAAAGCGTCGTGGCGCGCCGGCGGGCACGGGACGAGACAGGAATATAA
- a CDS encoding helix-turn-helix transcriptional regulator has protein sequence MLSHDRIWAAIDALAERHRLSPSGLARRAGLDPTSFNKSKRQGADGRQRWPSTESIAKVLEATGASVDAFFTGYDPARDVAPAQGGLSPQAGTIPLLGFAQAGAGGFFDDGGFPAGQGWDVVEFPASPGRETGVYALEIQGDSMLPLYRDGDVLIVEPGAQVRRGDRVVVKTREGEVMAKVLHRQSPRTIELVSINPEHPNRTFDMDEIDWIARIIWASQ, from the coding sequence ATGCTCTCCCACGACCGGATCTGGGCCGCGATCGACGCCCTTGCCGAGCGCCATCGCCTCTCCCCATCCGGCCTTGCCCGCCGTGCCGGGCTCGACCCGACATCCTTCAACAAATCCAAGCGGCAGGGCGCCGACGGTCGCCAGCGCTGGCCCTCGACGGAATCCATCGCCAAGGTGCTGGAGGCGACGGGCGCGTCCGTCGACGCGTTCTTCACGGGATACGATCCCGCGCGCGACGTCGCGCCGGCGCAAGGCGGCCTCTCCCCGCAGGCCGGCACCATCCCCCTGCTCGGTTTCGCCCAGGCCGGTGCCGGCGGTTTCTTCGATGATGGCGGCTTTCCGGCGGGCCAGGGCTGGGACGTGGTGGAATTTCCCGCTTCGCCGGGCCGCGAGACCGGCGTCTATGCGCTGGAGATACAGGGCGACAGCATGCTGCCGCTCTATCGCGACGGCGACGTGCTGATCGTCGAGCCGGGCGCGCAGGTGCGCCGCGGTGACCGGGTGGTCGTCAAGACACGCGAGGGCGAGGTCATGGCGAAGGTGTTGCACCGCCAGAGCCCGCGCACCATCGAGCTCGTCTCGATCAATCCCGAGCATCCGAACCGCACGTTCGACATGGACGAAATCGACTGGATCGCCCGCATCATCTGGGCAAGTCAGTAA